The DNA window GCGTCCGGCCGCCGGTGTCGGCGTGCCCGGCGACGACGAGGTCGGCGCAGGCCGCGAGCGCCTCGAGCTCGCGCGTCGGCGACTCGGCGAGCGCGTACGTCCGCACCTGCTCGCGCACGAAGTCGAGCTGGTCGGCGGCGGTCCTGGCGATCTCGGCGAAGGGGAGCACCGGGACATTCAACTAGATACATGGTCGAGCCGGCTCGCTCAGTTACGACTCCGATTTGCGGTCGTTGACCGCCCGACATTGACCGCTACCTCGACGAGCCGGCTCGACTACGCTCGTTGCCGATGAACGCCTCCGTGACCGTCGTGCCGCTCGACGAACCCGAGCAGCTGCGTACGGCGATCGACCTCTACCGGTCCGTGTTCGAGCTCGAACGGACCGATCCCGCCGTCAGCCCCCGGCTGCTCGCGTCGCTGCGACTCAACGGTGGTTCGGTGATGGGCGCGTACGACAGCGACCGGCTGGTCGGCTTCGCGTACGGGTTCATCGGCAAGGACCCGAAGAGCGGCGAGATCTACCACTACTCGCAGACCGCGGCCGTGGACGCCTCGTACCAGGGTCGCGGGATCGGCCGCGCGCTGAAGTACGGGCAGCGCGAGTTCATCCTCAGCACCGGAATCACCAAGATGCGTTGGTCGTACGACCCCGTCCGCGCGAGCAACGCGCACTTCAACCTGGACGTGCTCGGCGCCCGCGGCCGCTGGTTCGTGCCGAACCTCTACGGCCTGGACGACATGGGCCGCGACGCCGGCCATCGCAGCGACCGGCTGATCGTCGAGTGGGACCTCGCCGGCGAGCCCGTCCCGCCCGCCACGTCGTCGCTGACGAACGTGCCGGCGTGGGGCGAGCTCGTCCGCGACCACGTCGACCTGCTGCTCGGCGTACCGCGGCACTGGTCGAAGGTCGCGACCGACCACGAGTACGCCGAGCGACTCCGTACGGTGGTGAGCGCCGCGCTCACCGAGGCACTGGCCGACGGGTACGTCGCCACGTCCTGCGTGGTGGCCGACGACGACACCGCTTACTACCGACTCCGCCCCGCGGGCGCGTTGTAGAAGGGAAACCCATGCAGGTCACCTCCGTCGAGGCGTTCCGCGTCGAGCTGCCGCTGGTGCACGAGTTCGAGACGAGCTCGCACCGCAAGTCGTCGATCGAGCACATCCTCGTCCGCATCGCCGACGCTGACGGCGTGGTCGGCTGGGGCGAGATCGCGTCGCCGAGCGACCCGTTCTACTCCTCGGAGACGGTCGACACCTGCTGGCTGATCCTGCGCCGCCACCTCGCGCCGGCCCTGCTCGTGCACACCTGGGAGGAGCCCGGCGACGCGTCGCGCGCGTGGGCACGGATCCGCGGGCACAACTTCGCGAAAGCCGGCGTCGACATGGCGTGCTGGGACCTCGCGACGCGCGCCTCGGGGGTGTCGCTCGCGTCGGCGTTGGACGGCGAACGTACGTCCGCCGTCGCTGGGGTGAGCCTCGGGATCGAGCCGACCGTCGACGACCTGCTCACCGAGGTGTCGAAGTACGTCGACGAGGGCTACCGCCGGGTCAAGCTGAAGATCGCGCCGGCGTGGGACGAGGAGCCGTCGCGGGCGGTGCGGGCCGCGTTCCCGGACCTGATGCTGCAGGTCGACGCGAACGGCGCGTACCGGTACGACGACGCCGACCACCTGCGTTCGCTGCTCGCACTGGACGCCTACGGGCTGCTGCTCGTCGAGCAGCCGTTCGCGCCTGGCGCGCTGGCCGCGCACGCCCGTTTGCAGGCCCGGCTGCAGACTCCAGTGTGCCTGGACGAGTCGATCGACGACCTGGACCAGCTGGACTCGGCGATCGAGCTCGGCGCGGGCAAGATCCTGAACATCAAGACGTCGCGGATGGGCGGGCTCACCGTCGCCCGCCGCGCGCACGACGCCGCGACGGCCGCGGGCTGGCAGGTGTGGAGCGGCGGCATGCACGAGTTCGGCATCGGCCGGGCGGCGAACGTGGCGCTCGCGAGCCTGCCCGGGTTCTCGTTGCCCGGCGACCTGTCGGGGTCGGACAAGTACTACGCGCGGGACATCGTCGACCCGCCGATCCGCGCGCACGACGGCGAGGTGCCGGTGCCGTACGACCGGCCCGGGCTCGGGCACGAGGTGGACGAGGAGTTCGTCCGTTCCCTCGCCTCGGAGACGTTCGTTCTGACCGCGAATTGAGTCGTATGTCCGCGTTTCCCACGTTGTAGAAGTCGACCGACACCGGACTGTCGAAGATCGTTCACCTCGCGGATCTGGCGTAAATTCTCTCCAGCGATGAGACTGCCGCTGTCATTCTCCTTCGGCGGGAGGTCGATCGTGCCCAAGCGCGTCCGCGCCATGCTGCTCTCCGTCCTGGCGCTTCTGCTCGTGTCCGGCCTGCAGCCCGCCGTGTCGGTGGCGACCGCGGCGGTCCCCTCCGCGGTCCCGTCGGCCGCCGCCGTACCAGGCGCGATCGAGACGTACGAACGGTCCCGGCCAGTCGCGCCCGGCGTCACCGTCGAGCAGCTCGAGACGCTCGACGCCCGCGGCTGGCAGCAGGGCAACGCGCTGACGATCGACACCGGCAAGGGCGCGCGGATCGACTACCTGGGCAACGACTCGTTGACCACGCTCAAGCCGCTGAACGAGACGGCCGACGCCGCCGGCGCGGTCGCGGCGATCAACGGCGACTTCTTCGACATCAACAACTCCGGCTCGCCGCTCGGCCCGGCTGTCGACGACGGCAAGATCGTCAAGTCGCAGTCGGAGGACCCGTACCGCGTCGTCGGCTTCGACCAGAACGGCCTCGGCCGCGTCCTCGAGGTGCTGTTCGAGGGCACGGCGACTCTGCCTTCAGGCCCGGTGCGGCTCGATCGGCTGAACAGCCCGCTGCTGAACAAGGACGAGCTCCAGGCGTTCACCACGCTGTGGGGCTCGTACACGCGGTCCCGTTCGGTGCAGGGCGTGGAACGCGTCGTCGAGGTCACGGTCACCGACGGCATCGTCACCGCCGTACGCGATGCCGCTGGCGAGGGCGCGATCGCCCCCAACACGACGATCCTGCTTGGGCGCGAGGCGGGCGCCGACACGTTGGCGGCACTCCGGCCCGGCGACAGGGTCGCGGTGGATCTCGAGCCGCGGCCGTCGGACGGCGGCGCCTTGCACGCGGCGATCGGCGTGCACTCGCTGCTGGTGAAGGACGGCGTGGCGCAGCCCGTGAACGACGCCGAGTTCGCCGGCCGTACCGGGATCGGTTTCTCCAAGGACGGCAAGAAGATCTTCATCGTCTCGGTCGACAGCGACCGGCAGACGCACAGCCGCGGCGCGACCCTGACGGAGATGGGTCGGCTGCTGGCGGCTCGCGGCGCCTGGGTGGGTGTCGAGCTCGACGGTGGCGGCTCGACCACGCTGGTGACCCGGCTCCCCGGTGCGCCGAAGGTGCAGGTCGACAACACGCCAGGCGACGGCTCCGTGCGGCCGGTCCCGAACGGTCTCGCGGTCATGGGCCCGAAGGGCAGCGGCAAGCTCGCCGGCTTCTGGGTCGACACCGCCGCCTCGCGCGAAACCGCGGCGAGTGACAGCCCTGTTTCCGGTCACGCGCGTCCGGACCGGGTGTTCCGGGGGCTGTCCCGGTCGTTGACGGCCACGCCGTACGACGAGGTGTACGGGCCCGTCACCAGATCCGTGCCGATCTCCTGGTCCGCTTCGCGCGGCTCGGTGAAGAACGGCATCTTCCGCGCGAGCTACGAAGGCCCGACCACCATCACCGCCCGGTCCGGTTCCGCGCGCGGCACGTTGTCGCTCGACGTCCTCGGGCCGGTGGCACGGCTCGCACCGACGGCGCAGACCGTGAACGTCCCCACCATCAACGCCAGTGGGACCTTCGGGATCGTCGGGTTCGACGCGTTCGGTACGTCGGCTCCGATCGATCCTTCGGACATCCGGCTGGAGTACGACCACGCGGTGTTCGAGGTCACGCCAGCCGCCGACGGCCGGTTCACCGTGACGCCGCGCAAGGAGTCCGGCGCTGGACTGGTCACCGCCCGGGTGGGCTCGCGGTCGACCCAGCTCGCGGTGTCGGTCGGGGTCGAGAAGCAGATGTTGGCGACGTTCGACGACGCGGACAAGTGGACGGTCGGCGTGGCCCGGGCCACAGCTACCGTGAGCAAGGTGCCGGACGGCGAGGACGGCGCGGGGCTGAAGCTCGCGTACGACTTCACGCAGACGACGTTGACGCGGAACGCGTACGCGATTCCGCCTGTGCGGTTGGGCGTTCCGGGCCAGGCTCGGTCGTTCGGCGTGTCGATGTACGGGTCCGGGAAGGGCGAGTGGACGGCGTTCGGTCTGTACGACGCGACGGGGAAGTTCACCGCTGTGTACGGGCCATACGTGACGTGGTTCGGCTGGCAGAACATCGAGCTGGAGGTCCCGGCGGGGCTGCCGCAGCCGGTGACGATCGGTCGGATCTACACGCTGGAGACGAAGGCGGCCGCGCAGTACACGGGCGACGTGCTGATCGACAACCTGTACGTGAAGGCCGCGCCGGCCGTCTCCGTGCCGCCCGCGGCTCCCGTCGAGGCGTCGTTCGTCCAGACGCAAGCCGACGTTGACGGTCGCAAGTGGCGCTTCGCGGTGATGTCGGACGCGCAGTTCGTGGCTCGGGACCCGGATTCGCCACTGGTGCAGGCGGCTCGGCGTACGCTGCGGGAGATCAAGGCGGCGCGCCCCGACTTCTTCGTGATCGCCGGCGACTTCGTCGACGAGGCGACCGAGGCGGACTTCCAACTGGCCAAGCGCGTTCTCGATGAAGAGATCGGGACGTCGCTGCCGTACTACTACGTGCCGGGCAACCACGAGATCATGGGCGCGGCGATCACGAACTTCGAGAAGTACTTCGGCGCGACGAACCGTTCGTTCAACCACAAGGGCACGAAGTTCATCACGCTGAACTCGTCGGCGGGCACGTTGCGCGGTGGTGGGTTCGATCAGATCGCCATGCTGCGTTCGGCTTTGGACTCGGCGGCGCGTGACCGTACGGTGAGCTCGGTCGTGCTGATCGAGCACCACCCGCCGCGCGACCCGACGCCGGCGAAGAACAGCCAGCTCGCCGATCGGCACGAGGCGGCTCTGCTGGAGGACTGGTTGGCTTCGTTCCAACGCTCCACCGGCAAGGGCGCGCTCTTCGTCGGCGCGCATGTGGGAACGTTCCATGCTTCGAAGGTGGACAACGTGCCGTACCTGGTGAACGGCAACTCCGGCAAGGCACCGGCGACCGACCCGTCCGAGGGCGGGTTCACTGGGTGGACCCTGTTCGGGGCCGATCTCGTGTCGGCGCCGGAGCAGGCTCGCGCGAAGCGTTTCCCCTTCCAGGGTGGGCCAGACTGGGTGTCGGCGCAGATCCGTCCGCACGTCGACGAGCTCTCCCTGACCGCTCCGTCGACGCTCGCGGTGGGGTCGTCGGGCGCGGTGAACGCGTCGGTCATGCAGGGTACGCGTTCGGTGCCGGTCGCGTACCCGGTGAGCGCGGACTGGAAGACGACGTCGAACCTGCGGCTCGACCTCGCGTCAGGCACGGTGCGGGCACTCCGGGCCGGGCCGGCGATGGTGTGGGTCAAGGTGAACGGCGTGACACGTTCGGTGGCCATCGAGATCACCCGCTAGGCGAACGGCGGCGGGCCTGCCCGAGCTCGGGGCTCGGGCAGGCCTTGCTGCCGTTTGTTGTTTCTCCTTAGCGCGTAGGGATGACGGCTGCCTGGTCAGCGGCGGTCGGCGGGACGAACCACAGCGTGGCGAACGGGAGCCGGTGGACGCCGACCTCGAGCACGGCGTCGCCGAGCTGCTCGACGTGCCTGGCCGGAGTGCGGTTCAGCTTCCACACCAGGCCGAGCAGGCCTTGCCGCCCGGGCTTGGCCGGGGTGACGTGGATGACCCGCGACGTTCCGTTGTCGATCGGAGTGAAGGCGGTGAATCCGTCACCAGTGTTGACGATTCGCCAGCCCACCGCCGCTAGCGTTCGCCGGAAGTTGGCCCGGTCGGAGTCGGACAGCCCGTACACGACGGCCTGGATGTTCTCGACGAGCTTGCTCGGGTCGTACTTGGTCACCAACCCCTCGCGACGATTGCGCGGGGTGTCCTTACCCGCGTCGGGCACGTACTCCATGTTCCAGACGA is part of the Tenggerimyces flavus genome and encodes:
- a CDS encoding GNAT family N-acetyltransferase, which codes for MNASVTVVPLDEPEQLRTAIDLYRSVFELERTDPAVSPRLLASLRLNGGSVMGAYDSDRLVGFAYGFIGKDPKSGEIYHYSQTAAVDASYQGRGIGRALKYGQREFILSTGITKMRWSYDPVRASNAHFNLDVLGARGRWFVPNLYGLDDMGRDAGHRSDRLIVEWDLAGEPVPPATSSLTNVPAWGELVRDHVDLLLGVPRHWSKVATDHEYAERLRTVVSAALTEALADGYVATSCVVADDDTAYYRLRPAGAL
- the menC gene encoding o-succinylbenzoate synthase, with protein sequence MQVTSVEAFRVELPLVHEFETSSHRKSSIEHILVRIADADGVVGWGEIASPSDPFYSSETVDTCWLILRRHLAPALLVHTWEEPGDASRAWARIRGHNFAKAGVDMACWDLATRASGVSLASALDGERTSAVAGVSLGIEPTVDDLLTEVSKYVDEGYRRVKLKIAPAWDEEPSRAVRAAFPDLMLQVDANGAYRYDDADHLRSLLALDAYGLLLVEQPFAPGALAAHARLQARLQTPVCLDESIDDLDQLDSAIELGAGKILNIKTSRMGGLTVARRAHDAATAAGWQVWSGGMHEFGIGRAANVALASLPGFSLPGDLSGSDKYYARDIVDPPIRAHDGEVPVPYDRPGLGHEVDEEFVRSLASETFVLTAN
- a CDS encoding phosphodiester glycosidase family protein produces the protein MRLPLSFSFGGRSIVPKRVRAMLLSVLALLLVSGLQPAVSVATAAVPSAVPSAAAVPGAIETYERSRPVAPGVTVEQLETLDARGWQQGNALTIDTGKGARIDYLGNDSLTTLKPLNETADAAGAVAAINGDFFDINNSGSPLGPAVDDGKIVKSQSEDPYRVVGFDQNGLGRVLEVLFEGTATLPSGPVRLDRLNSPLLNKDELQAFTTLWGSYTRSRSVQGVERVVEVTVTDGIVTAVRDAAGEGAIAPNTTILLGREAGADTLAALRPGDRVAVDLEPRPSDGGALHAAIGVHSLLVKDGVAQPVNDAEFAGRTGIGFSKDGKKIFIVSVDSDRQTHSRGATLTEMGRLLAARGAWVGVELDGGGSTTLVTRLPGAPKVQVDNTPGDGSVRPVPNGLAVMGPKGSGKLAGFWVDTAASRETAASDSPVSGHARPDRVFRGLSRSLTATPYDEVYGPVTRSVPISWSASRGSVKNGIFRASYEGPTTITARSGSARGTLSLDVLGPVARLAPTAQTVNVPTINASGTFGIVGFDAFGTSAPIDPSDIRLEYDHAVFEVTPAADGRFTVTPRKESGAGLVTARVGSRSTQLAVSVGVEKQMLATFDDADKWTVGVARATATVSKVPDGEDGAGLKLAYDFTQTTLTRNAYAIPPVRLGVPGQARSFGVSMYGSGKGEWTAFGLYDATGKFTAVYGPYVTWFGWQNIELEVPAGLPQPVTIGRIYTLETKAAAQYTGDVLIDNLYVKAAPAVSVPPAAPVEASFVQTQADVDGRKWRFAVMSDAQFVARDPDSPLVQAARRTLREIKAARPDFFVIAGDFVDEATEADFQLAKRVLDEEIGTSLPYYYVPGNHEIMGAAITNFEKYFGATNRSFNHKGTKFITLNSSAGTLRGGGFDQIAMLRSALDSAARDRTVSSVVLIEHHPPRDPTPAKNSQLADRHEAALLEDWLASFQRSTGKGALFVGAHVGTFHASKVDNVPYLVNGNSGKAPATDPSEGGFTGWTLFGADLVSAPEQARAKRFPFQGGPDWVSAQIRPHVDELSLTAPSTLAVGSSGAVNASVMQGTRSVPVAYPVSADWKTTSNLRLDLASGTVRALRAGPAMVWVKVNGVTRSVAIEITR